The window CAAAGGCGGAGTGGAGCGATGCGTACACCGCCATGCTGGTGAATTGGATGTCGGAAATGCTGGGTCATGCGAGAGAGGGCGCGGCTGCCTCCTGATGTCTGCGGCTGCGGGCGGAGTGCCTGCGGCCGTATAGGTACTTCCATGATGAACTCTGCGCATGGAACAAAGCAGCCAGTGTCAGAACGATCCTACGTGAACTTGCGGATGGCGATTGCACAAAGCACGATGGAGCGGGCCTACTCTGTTGCTCTTGACTGGAGAATGCAAGATGCCCCTTTGGATCCTGTTGGTAGGGCTTCAGGCTGCTGTCCTGACATTGACAGGGCTCATTGCGGCCTTTTTGCGTTATCTGTGACGGATGGCGTGAGGCGACATTCAAGAGGTACTCATTGCACCCCTGCGACCTGGGTAAATGGCCAAGCCATGGACCACGAGGCCCTTGCTTGGGTCGCTGAAGCTCAGTCAAATTTTTGACCGCGCCGCAAACCCGCGCGGCGCGAGGAAATCGTCAAGACCGGAGGCAAGCCTTAGGTCTCTGAACGGCTCCACGCGATGCTCTGGCACCGCAATATCCCAAGCTTGGGCCGCCCACACTGATGGGGTTGAGTGGCAAGCGCCCCCGAGGGCGCTTGCGAGAGGGACTACTTGGATGGCATGGCTGCCTGGCGGTCCACCATCATCTGCATCATCTGTTCCATCATGGCCATACGGCGTTCCATGTGGGCGTGCATGCCCATCATGCCGCCCATGCCCGAGCTTCCAGCGGCAGCCGGCACGGCGGGTTTAGCCTGAGCCCCTTGTTGCATCATGCCCATGCCCATGCCCATGCCCATGCCCCCCGAGTCACCCGAGCCCATCATGGCCATGCCAGATTGCATGAGCTTCATGTGCTCATCCATCAGCGCGGCGCGTTCGGCCGGAGTCTTGGCCGCCTGCATTTTTCTGTGCATGTCCTGCATCGCCTTCATTTGATGATCGAAGGCATCTGGAGTGGGCGCGGCAGTGGCAGCTGGCGCGGTCTGGGTGACCGCGCCGGCGCTCTGCGTGCTACCGGCGGGGTGGTGGCCTGCGTGTTCGTCCGCAGGCTTTGGAGATTGCGCGACGGCACAGCCCGCCACGAGCAGGGTTGTCAACAGCCCAGCGACGATGTTCAAACGCATGATGGTCTCCTTGTGATTTCAACTGCAGCATGACGATGGTCGTCCCGCACCGTCTTGATTCATGTCAGCAGGGGTTGCGGACCGAGACGCGCAGCAGCAGCCACTGGTTGCTTGTCGCGACGAAGGCGCCACCGCTGCGTCGGCTCTGTATCCGGCACGCTCAATCGCGGAGCGGACAAGCTCCGCTGTCTCGTCTTTGACGTGCCCCGCAATGCGTATCTGCCGTGCAGCCACATCGATGTCTGCTTCGAAGCCCTCCGGCAATCGAGCCTCCGCTATTGCGCGACGGATGCGTTGGGCGCAGCTGCTACACGTCATATCAGGGACATTGAACTCGACCATTTGAGCCTCCTTCGGTTGATTCGCTTTCAAGTATTGACCTTGTCACGATGAAAGAGTCAAGCGGCCTTGGGAAAAACAGTGGAGTGGCTGGGCTGCGCAGCCGCCTTACGCAGTGCATATAACGTGCAGGCCGTGGCCGCACAGTCCGTCGGGCCTTTCGCTTCAGTACATCGATATCGATCAGAAGCCAGAAAAGGCGCAGGGCGGTGGTGTCGCGCCCGTGTGTTTCGAACCGCTCATGAGCAGTGTCTATCGCAGTGGCCCGGGTGCAGGCGCCTTGTTGCTCATGCATCCTCTCAATGACTCACCCGTCATTCGCTTTCCGCAAACATCTCCACCAGCAGACTCCGCAGCCACTGGTTGCCCGGGTCGCGGTGGTACTTCGTGTGCCAGAACAGGTTGATCGCCACC of the Acidovorax sp. 107 genome contains:
- a CDS encoding heavy-metal-associated domain-containing protein, with protein sequence MVEFNVPDMTCSSCAQRIRRAIAEARLPEGFEADIDVAARQIRIAGHVKDETAELVRSAIERAGYRADAAVAPSSRQATSGCCCASRSATPADMNQDGAGRPSSCCS